The Xiphophorus hellerii strain 12219 chromosome 7, Xiphophorus_hellerii-4.1, whole genome shotgun sequence nucleotide sequence TTACACAGCAACGGTACACATCGAAAACGTGTAATGCTCTCGCCACACCACTAGTTGGTGCTATTAATCAAGTGATGTATCATAAAGGCCTTTTCACCTCTTAACAATAGGAAAAAATctatattgttttgtttgatgttgTCAAAGGTGGGATTGGCCATAAAGCCTGGTACTACGGTGGAAGAGCTGGCACCTTGGGCCAATCAGGTCGACATGGCTCTGGTCATGACAGTGGAACCTGGATTTGGAGGACAGAAGTTCATGGAGGACATGATGCCCAAGGTAAAGGAGATGCAAcatttcatttgattcaggGTAGACCAAAACTCCccaattacaataaataaacttaagtAGTTGTAATTTGGTGGTTATAGGTATTTTTCCTTGATCAAACTTTTCTTGTAGATACAAAAATAACCTCCACAAAACATTCAGTATTGCCCAAGATAGTGTTGGATATTCAAACTGCTCACAACATACAGTGAGGAGCTCTCCCTGCTCTACATTTTGTGATTTCTATGTTCATTTCCCCTGTCGTTTTGCTCCACAGTCTTGTCTCTTTTATTTGCTTATCGCATCTTGGGAGTTTTCTGTGTTGAGCTGAAGATGTATTCAGGGTGGAATTATCCGCAGAGCTCagagatgaatttatttttgggTCATAAAAGGTGCAGGAAGTTGCAGGAGGGGACTCATCTCTTTGCTGCCCCACTGGAATATTTCTCATCATATTTATCTTAGTCTTGTTTTTATCCAATAGTTACTGATTAATGACTTCGCTTTGAATTCCTCCTGACAGAGCAGCCCAATTCCCCTTAATCTGAATCCTGCATGTAGTTTTGGAGTCGTGCCAAAACTTATTTCAtgttatttctttcatttttactcatAATAGACTCTGCATTAGTCAAATTGTAGCCTGTAGTTAATAACCTATTGCAATTTGTTCATGCCTATATATAGCTGTATTATAGTCTTTTGCGTTTCTCTGTCAGGCTGGTTTACAGGACGTGTCAATTATTCTAATTATATATTATTCAGTCATAAACCAACTCAGCAAACATTTATTATGGTTTCTTGGGTTGTGTGCTTTACAATGTGGTCACCATAGCAACCTTCAACTGCCAGCGGGACCACTCAGGGCGTAGCATTTTTTAATGGTTTCTCCCCTCGGCGGTTCTAGGTTTGCAGGGTCCAAACTCCAATATCTCACAATTGTGGAAATTATAAAGAGAGCAATTTTAGGAAAGGTCATGAAGTATTAAAGAAGTATTCAATGTAAGACGGTTAGTTAGAGTTAAAAACCTTTGGGGTTGTCAAATTGACTCTTGGGCAGTTCTGCCATTAATGATGAGCTTGCTGAGAAAAAGTTTGATgaatttacatttgtaaaatcACCTGGAggaaaatgatattttaatatataaaatacattattacaTAAGTAGAACCTGCTGTGCAGGTCCTGTATCACTAGATTACCATTAtcactgtaaaaagaaaaataaagattagtcaaattttgtaaataaagacTTAATCTGAACAGTTAGAATGCTAAAACCTCTGACAGCTGaagaaatattcattttctTAGATGATCATGGCCACCGTACGTTATTGAAGTTGAAGATACTGATGGAATTTGGTTATGTTTAGGCTTCAGTATATGTACTCAAAGATCAAAGGTTATCCATTCCTACACCTCCTAGAAAattatttggattaaaaataGTTGCACTTCTTTTTGTATACATCAATAAGAAGCCACGGCCTCAGCTCTATGCATTTCAGTACAAAGTGTGAATATTCAGAGTTGTACATTTGTAGCTGAATATAAGCTTTGATGTGGTGTAAATTGTGATTGCTAGAAAATGATTTGGTGAAATCATCTCCTGTGAAGAGGAGTGGCTAAGGCTTGCAAACAGTGACAGCGGAAAACGCTGCAGATGCCCAGCACTTACTGACCAGATGGTGTTGCAGAAATGActgaaagttttaaaagaaactattAGGGCTCTTAAAACTAAAGTAGCATAATTTTGTCAAATCTGCTgcaatcaacattttaaaaattaatcactTAATGCAAGTGCTTCAGTTTTAATGGAACCGGTTTAGATTGTATTAAACCACACTGCTGCTTAAAATATTCCATCACACTTCAGAACTGCTTGATTTTGCTGTGGAGCAGGGCCCAAGACAGTGGGCCCTGCATGTCTTGCATGTACTTAGGTGTTCCCCTCACTGCCACACACCTGATTTAAACATATATTTGGTTAACAGGCACCTGTGGCACTTGATGGACTCCTGAGGAGTTGATCCAATCAGTTGAGCTTTGCTTTGCATCTGTGTGTCACGCAGGTGAGCTGGCTGCGGAGTCAGTTTCCCTCCTTAGACATTGAAGTAGACGGAGGCGTCGGCCCTGACACTATTCACAAATGTGCAGAGGTAAAGGATGCAAACATTATGAATGTATTTAGAAGCTTAGaaaatttgtagtttttgtaaTTTGGGCCTGTTCACCTTCGCCTCAGGCTGGAGCTAACATGATTGTGTCGGGTAGCGCTGTGATAGGCAGCGACGACCCTCGCTCTGTCATCGCGCTCCTGCGCACAGCGGTGGCCGAGGCAATCCAGAAGCGCTCCCTAGACCGCTGAAGCATCGTGTTCCTGGGAGTCCGCCCGCAGGGACGGTCCACCCGCCCCTCATAACACCAACAAgccgcagcagctgcaggaaacGACTCAACATTGGACATTTGTGGGGAGAAATGGAGGTCGAGGGGTCACGGTCAAAGAAAGgggcttctgttttttttgtgttttttttgccaacacCCTTCACACAATTGGTGTGATGTGATTGAAGCTGTGTCGCGCCTGTTTTAACTTCTCCTGCCAGAAGTCTGTCAACTCAAACTCAGCCCCATCTCGGCGCAGGAATTGCTCCAGGACCGGAGCTAAAGTTCACGCCAATAAACTCTGTAAGCATTCCAGAGCTCTGTCTTAAACAAAAATGGCCCATGAAGCAGTTTTATTATGCCTTCACCTTAAGCGTCTGTTCTAactgaaataatgttttaaagattCCCATAAAGGACAAAGGTTCGTTTACTGTCGTGGTTGAAATCACAAGGTACAGAATGTACTACTGAAAAATGCATCCTACAAAACTGTAATCCTGAAGATTTGTTTTGCAGATTAAAACTATCAAAAGTTTATGGACCTACTCTAATATATTTAAGTAATGCACAGTCACAGCTACTTAGTTTCACTGATATAAAAACACTTATAGTAAATTGTTACAAATTTACCAATGTAAGTGTTACTTTTAATCACTTGTGCCAGTCCAGTCTTGTTCCAGTGTAAGGCTGGGTgttcgaaaaaaaaaaaaaaaaaaattgcaacaatGTATCTGgtaagaagataaaaaaacGTAAAAATGCGTAACACCACAGTCATTCGGTCATATTTAGAAACACACTTGTAAAGCAGTGTATTAATGTATAATAAATTGATAAGTTCAAGTTCACAGCGAATTATGAGGAAATCTTCCCTTCTAAGATACAATaaaggaagaggaaggaggaaCACTCTTGAAAGAAGTACACAAGGTGTCTGTTTCTTATGATGTAAGGTTTCCTCCCATATGCAAACTACTGAAAACCATCAAGACAGCTGAAAGACCAGAGTAAAATGATGTATGTGTAGAAAAGGCCTCCAGGCAAAGTTTTAATTGGTTAAAGTTTAGCCACAATGATGTAAAGAGGAGAGCATTGGACATATTCCATTAAAAATGAAGATGTGCTTTCAGCTCTGTCATCGCGCTCCTGCGCACAGCGGTGGCCGAGGCAATCCAGAAGCGCTCCCTAGACCGCTGAAGCATCGTGTTCCTGGGAACACGACGAAACTGGTGTTTATTAAACTTGCCAGTGGATTCCTTTTGACGTATGCCACAGAGGGCTTTCTGGCTGACAATTCAGGGAAATTCAGCCTAATTAACTGAATAAGTAAAGCTTGAAAAATGAGCCTGTGGTTACGTCTTGAGTGACAATATTGTGTGATgataaaaagagacaaaattagGGAAATTGTCCAATAACCGATCTGATCTGAACAACAATTCACAATTCTCAGCCAATTCAGCGAGAGTTTCTTCTGTCAGTGTTGTTCCTAAGGTAAACCATAAtcagatttctgaaaaaaaataaatatacaagcTGGAAAATGTTAGGCTTTCAGAGACAGGAAGTGTTTAAGAAAAAATCTTTAGGAGGTTATAGTGTTAAGAAATCTACATAACATAACCTTAAACACTCCAAAAGTCTTTATCATGACACTAAATTTAGTTAACTCTTTATTCCAAGCACTGCTCCTGAAATTGTCAAAGtaaagtttttgatttgaaactTTCATGATAAACTTTCCATTTagataaatgtcaaatattgtGCTTTGAAGTAAAATTTTACTTCTGGGTGATAACTCAGTAAAACTTGTTCATCTTGGTTTAGCTCTCAGGCTTTGTATGTACGTCATCCTgatatttaaatacataatttatagtgttttgttttacaatttttgtgAAACCTTCTCTCTGAGCAATGCTAAGAAAACGGTTTAAATAGAAGTACAATAGATTCGGTGTGGTGTTGAGAATGAAAATGTTCCAAAGACAAGGTAAGCTAATGACACCACCATGTGGGCAGAGACTTTACTGTCCCAAGTCAGTAAAAGGAGAGAGATGACAGAAAATGGACTGACTGGGTAGCAGAATCAAAATCTGTGCCCACTTGGAGAAACCATGTTTGCTAAACCCGAAGGCTGAGAGCTGACGAACCTGAAGCAGC carries:
- the rpe gene encoding ribulose-phosphate 3-epimerase isoform X2 — encoded protein: MVECLRKTVGQDPFFDMHMMVSRPEQWVKPMAAAGASQYTFHVEATTNPGNLIKEIRESGMKVGLAIKPGTTVEELAPWANQVDMALVMTVEPGFGGQKFMEDMMPKVSWLRSQFPSLDIEVDGGVGPDTIHKCAEAGANMIVSGSAVIGSDDPRSVIALLRTAVAEAIQKRSLDR